One window of Leptospiraceae bacterium genomic DNA carries:
- the mltG gene encoding endolytic transglycosylase MltG, with translation MERNIVVISKEFVLKRVLPVIAGLVFLGIGGVFLLDSIKGGSPGDGSVKYELIISAGDSSTKITKDLRSHGMLKSTGYFVYLLKIAGNTNKLKQGVYSIDNGMTARKVMEILVDGKVKMISFTVPEGYNNRQIGDVLTNKNIAKSKEEFLTLAASAELLKKYKIPAKTTEGYLFPETYTIPYNYPLDKVVEMMLKRFYLNLQKIDKAKSISPEELHQKVILASIVEREAKKKEERPLMAGVFIKRLKKNIALESCATVQYLFDKPKKRLFEKDLLISSDYNTYLHKGYPPGPISNPGMPALLAAFNPEETDNLFFLLKPDGYHYFSKDHREHAQAKKKYIDVLYE, from the coding sequence ATTGAAAGGAATATTGTCGTGATATCTAAAGAATTTGTATTAAAACGAGTTTTACCTGTAATCGCAGGTTTAGTTTTCTTAGGAATCGGTGGGGTCTTTCTACTTGATTCTATTAAAGGCGGATCTCCCGGAGATGGAAGTGTAAAGTATGAGCTTATCATCTCTGCCGGTGATTCTTCTACCAAAATTACAAAGGACTTAAGAAGTCATGGAATGCTTAAGTCTACTGGGTATTTTGTGTATCTTCTAAAAATAGCGGGTAATACCAATAAGCTCAAGCAAGGCGTTTACTCTATAGACAATGGAATGACGGCTCGCAAAGTAATGGAGATATTAGTAGACGGAAAAGTAAAAATGATTTCTTTTACAGTTCCCGAAGGTTACAACAACCGCCAAATCGGAGATGTATTGACGAATAAAAATATTGCTAAGTCAAAAGAAGAGTTTTTAACGTTAGCCGCAAGTGCCGAGCTTTTAAAGAAATACAAAATTCCTGCAAAGACAACAGAAGGATATCTTTTCCCTGAAACTTATACGATTCCTTATAACTACCCTTTAGACAAAGTAGTTGAGATGATGTTAAAACGGTTCTATTTGAATCTACAAAAGATTGATAAGGCGAAAAGCATTAGTCCAGAAGAGTTACACCAAAAAGTAATTCTTGCTTCCATTGTAGAAAGAGAAGCAAAGAAAAAAGAAGAGCGCCCTCTTATGGCAGGCGTATTCATAAAACGCCTCAAAAAAAATATTGCACTCGAAAGCTGTGCGACTGTTCAATACCTCTTTGATAAACCGAAGAAGAGACTTTTCGAAAAAGACTTACTCATTTCATCGGATTACAATACTTATCTGCACAAGGGCTATCCGCCAGGTCCGATTTCCAATCCCGGTATGCCTGCCTTACTTGCAGCATTTAATCCAGAAGAAACAGACAATCTTTTCTTTTTATTAAAACCGGACGGTTACCATTATTTTTCTAAAGACCATAGGGAACATGCACAAGCAAAGAAGAAATACATTGACGTCCTTTATGAATAG
- a CDS encoding acyl-[acyl-carrier-protein] thioesterase — translation MIFLLGRYSIFFLRQKLDTLCMKHSTFIRTHIYDLDWNRHVTSRTYERFSQEGRQAILTENGFPIQKCMEESLILIPEFTQVRFLAQQFADSNLRIDTNATSYKGGRILWEHKIWGEDDKLACELIHITRFENLDGKFFSLAQEQDRIPTRESVREFTGSSKRLIHDYSIHFCDMNYLRTYSSDVVWKAFEEGRWLFFGEIIDTTRISGLDTTCFFMGGKIHYSRLPLAGERTKLYTWVESVEKIRFYIRQDLIGEKGDIIASMRDEQLFVSISASRPRKAPADFLEIVKDYVELN, via the coding sequence ATGATTTTCCTACTTGGAAGATATTCTATTTTTTTTCTGCGCCAAAAACTCGATACTCTCTGTATGAAGCATTCTACTTTCATTCGCACCCATATCTATGATTTGGATTGGAATCGTCATGTTACAAGTAGGACTTACGAACGTTTTAGCCAAGAAGGTCGGCAAGCCATTTTAACTGAAAATGGGTTTCCAATTCAGAAATGTATGGAAGAAAGTTTAATTTTAATTCCTGAGTTTACACAGGTGAGATTTTTAGCTCAACAATTTGCTGACTCCAATTTGAGGATTGATACCAATGCAACTTCCTATAAAGGAGGAAGAATTCTCTGGGAGCATAAAATCTGGGGGGAAGATGATAAGCTTGCCTGTGAGCTAATCCATATTACCCGTTTTGAAAATCTGGATGGCAAATTCTTCTCTTTAGCCCAAGAACAAGATCGAATTCCAACACGGGAGTCTGTCAGAGAATTTACTGGCTCTTCAAAACGCTTAATTCATGATTATTCAATCCATTTTTGTGATATGAACTATCTTAGAACATATTCATCGGATGTAGTCTGGAAAGCATTTGAAGAAGGAAGATGGCTTTTCTTTGGAGAAATCATTGATACTACTAGAATCAGTGGCCTTGATACAACTTGTTTCTTTATGGGCGGGAAGATTCATTACAGTCGTTTGCCGTTAGCCGGAGAAAGAACAAAACTCTATACATGGGTAGAAAGTGTAGAAAAAATTCGATTTTATATCAGGCAGGATTTAATTGGTGAGAAGGGAGATATTATTGCATCAATGAGAGACGAACAGCTATTTGTCTCTATTTCTGCCTCTCGACCAAGAAAAGCTCCTGCCGATTTTTTAGAAATTGTGAAAGACTATGTTGAATTAAACTAG
- a CDS encoding HDOD domain-containing protein: protein MDTALGINIANGNSYKVIIAEDSFSDRELLKRFLQADQFEILADVPSGEGVLDYFKYSSVLPDILFLDYQMEPKNALETIREIRPTHPEMIIVVVTGNVNKEVVAELAKFKINSYILKPISKSIIDQKLIQILGRKDLVLQSKLATKKNSIKLEDINIPPLPSIAHKVLLFEGDPVSGSSELEQIILPDKSICADILRIANSAFYARSKKVQTIRDAITLLGLKTIKNIVMLQSKKHISRNLVYTDILKKHLLELPILTALISLDLSVPLGLKALREELFLSAMMMKIGMTILALNSAKAYGEMLAEYESKASDLAKLEKDEFDLNHVDVGLHIFKVWQMPPVFIKMMKGQGFHEADLNTADDFDRILRLADILAKRLANIPLPESELALAKTILRHYKAPEETMDVFDEDYYENIKSHPFFSSMG, encoded by the coding sequence ATGGATACAGCCTTAGGAATCAACATTGCAAATGGCAATAGTTATAAAGTAATCATAGCAGAAGACTCTTTTTCTGATCGAGAGTTATTAAAGAGATTTTTACAAGCAGATCAATTTGAAATTTTAGCAGATGTTCCAAGCGGAGAAGGAGTCCTTGACTATTTTAAATATTCAAGCGTGCTACCAGATATTCTTTTTTTAGATTATCAAATGGAACCGAAGAATGCGCTCGAGACGATACGCGAAATACGTCCAACTCATCCTGAAATGATTATAGTAGTTGTTACAGGAAATGTAAATAAAGAAGTTGTCGCAGAACTCGCAAAGTTTAAAATTAATTCTTACATTCTAAAACCCATCAGTAAAAGTATTATCGATCAAAAACTAATTCAAATTCTTGGTCGAAAAGATTTAGTCCTTCAATCAAAGCTTGCTACAAAGAAAAATTCTATTAAACTAGAAGATATAAATATTCCTCCCCTGCCTTCAATTGCGCATAAAGTGTTGTTATTCGAAGGAGATCCAGTAAGCGGAAGTAGTGAATTAGAACAAATCATTCTTCCTGATAAATCAATTTGTGCAGACATACTCCGAATAGCCAACTCAGCATTTTACGCTCGTTCCAAAAAAGTGCAAACCATTCGAGATGCAATTACCTTACTCGGTCTTAAGACAATAAAGAATATTGTCATGCTTCAGTCCAAAAAGCATATATCGCGTAACCTCGTATATACAGACATATTAAAAAAACATCTCCTCGAATTACCAATATTAACCGCATTAATATCCCTTGATCTTTCCGTCCCGCTAGGACTTAAAGCATTGCGAGAAGAATTATTTCTCTCTGCTATGATGATGAAAATTGGAATGACTATCCTCGCCTTGAATTCAGCGAAAGCTTATGGAGAAATGCTAGCAGAATATGAGTCCAAAGCAAGTGATTTAGCAAAATTAGAAAAAGATGAATTCGATTTGAACCATGTAGATGTTGGTCTACATATCTTCAAAGTTTGGCAAATGCCTCCTGTTTTTATCAAGATGATGAAAGGTCAGGGATTTCATGAAGCTGATTTGAATACAGCCGATGACTTTGATAGAATCCTTCGATTAGCCGATATTCTAGCGAAACGACTTGCTAACATCCCTTTGCCTGAATCCGAATTAGCGCTAGCAAAGACAATCCTAAGGCATTATAAAGCACCCGAAGAAACAATGGATGTGTTTGACGAAGATTATTATGAAAATATTAAATCGCATCCATTCTTTAGTTCTATGGGATAA
- a CDS encoding SH3 domain-containing protein, with amino-acid sequence MLRSLFLLFLFLSINISITAQSKETKYVSSNGGLNLRNAPNTDGKKIKLIPQGESVIILSEQKEEVEVSGKKGYWTEVESEGKRGWVFGAFLIANPIPDFTINYLNGKSFETAKISAPFKITFMQGNPNLFTGQCDDGHYGGGKMEGEWSLASNNSIIISGSLERHSYQEIEKVSVTKFPKHKLEFRFKDNEYQIYNYLDTKGKTILTPCDTKIKNGVWYSSLGQEVNFWEAGK; translated from the coding sequence ATGCTTCGAAGTCTTTTTCTACTATTTCTATTTTTATCAATAAATATTTCGATTACTGCTCAATCGAAAGAAACTAAATACGTTAGTTCTAATGGTGGACTGAATTTAAGAAATGCCCCAAATACAGATGGAAAAAAGATTAAGCTGATTCCACAAGGAGAATCAGTAATAATACTTTCTGAACAAAAGGAAGAAGTGGAAGTGTCAGGAAAAAAAGGATATTGGACAGAAGTAGAATCAGAAGGAAAACGAGGTTGGGTCTTCGGTGCTTTCTTAATTGCGAATCCAATTCCTGACTTTACGATTAATTATTTGAACGGTAAGTCTTTTGAGACTGCTAAGATTTCAGCACCGTTTAAAATTACATTCATGCAAGGTAATCCTAATTTGTTTACAGGTCAATGTGACGATGGACACTATGGTGGCGGAAAGATGGAGGGCGAATGGTCATTAGCTTCTAACAATTCGATTATTATTTCTGGTTCCTTAGAAAGACATTCTTACCAAGAGATAGAAAAAGTTTCTGTAACTAAATTTCCAAAGCACAAACTTGAATTTCGATTTAAAGACAATGAATACCAAATTTATAATTACTTAGATACAAAAGGAAAAACAATTCTTACTCCTTGCGATACGAAAATAAAGAATGGAGTCTGGTATTCTAGTCTTGGGCAAGAAGTCAATTTTTGGGAAGCAGGAAAGTGA
- a CDS encoding PAS domain S-box protein, whose amino-acid sequence MGNISTNVFIFVFSILLFLLLILILIIKNTSKHLKNAELEIQKLSGVIEQNPTSIVITDLSGNIQYVNSKFTENTGYTLKEIKGKNPSILKTGKSDRSLYKNLWTTIALGQVWKGEFINRKKNGDEFIENTIIAPIFDQAGNKINYIAIKDEITERKRAERALCESEQKLTDIISLLPDATLVIDENGMITHWNLAMEEMTGLKAIDMIGKGNYEYALPFYGERRPILIDLALANGELKKNYLNVEEKGNIIRAESFVPNLKNGNHYAMGTASCLFDSFGKLVGAIEIIRDITEQKETEKKITEQQQELEKLNELTRIINSTSNISLIINEIYSYIRESFGFEILWILLIDKENNRIFSDSTFSIFDSQENFDSDFFRNFKMNLNNSLGTMYQTYKTRIPFYNSDIMNSEEGITNQYTNEKHKLKKMDAKILRKGSYKSVLQFPLILQDEVIGIINLLTHKSSIKINKPDIERILRLGDQIVGVIYNAHLLKEMKKAKRAAEIEKQIAQFANNESKEEKLKSERLLLNILPEKIARELKETGSTEPVHYGSVSVLFTDFEGFTKVAENLSPTELITELDSCFSYFDSLMERYNLEKLKTIGDSYMCAGGIPVANKTHPVDTVLAALEIRNLMEQVRNLKEGLGYPYWELRIGIHTGPLVAGVIGQKKFAYDVWGDTVNTASRMESSGTTGMVNISNSTYEKVKDFFEFEYRGKIKAKNKGEVEMYYVTGIKKELSIDEDCKTPSYKFKLLYENLKNGEARNSQEVKDRRVGRPDTRKDPKERRKKQRRKS is encoded by the coding sequence ATGGGAAATATATCGACTAACGTATTTATTTTTGTCTTTTCGATATTACTCTTCCTCCTTTTAATTCTCATTTTAATAATTAAAAATACATCAAAACACCTAAAAAACGCAGAACTGGAAATTCAAAAATTATCAGGAGTAATCGAACAAAATCCAACAAGTATTGTAATTACAGATTTGTCAGGAAACATTCAATATGTTAACTCAAAATTTACTGAAAACACCGGTTATACATTGAAAGAAATAAAAGGTAAGAATCCGAGTATATTAAAAACAGGAAAGTCTGATAGAAGCTTATACAAAAACCTTTGGACCACAATCGCTTTAGGGCAAGTATGGAAAGGGGAATTCATTAACAGAAAAAAGAATGGAGATGAATTCATTGAGAATACAATCATCGCTCCTATTTTTGATCAAGCGGGTAATAAAATAAATTACATAGCCATAAAAGATGAAATTACAGAAAGAAAACGTGCAGAGCGTGCATTGTGTGAATCCGAACAAAAATTAACAGATATAATTAGCCTTTTACCTGATGCAACTCTCGTCATTGATGAAAATGGAATGATTACTCATTGGAACTTAGCCATGGAAGAAATGACAGGACTCAAAGCTATAGACATGATTGGAAAGGGTAATTATGAGTATGCGCTTCCTTTTTATGGAGAGCGAAGACCAATCTTAATTGATTTGGCACTTGCCAATGGTGAGCTTAAAAAGAATTACCTGAACGTAGAAGAAAAAGGAAATATAATCAGAGCAGAATCATTTGTCCCTAATTTAAAAAATGGAAATCACTATGCAATGGGCACTGCTAGTTGTTTGTTTGATTCATTCGGAAAACTTGTTGGGGCAATTGAAATCATTCGAGATATAACAGAACAAAAAGAGACAGAGAAAAAAATAACAGAACAGCAACAAGAATTGGAAAAGCTAAATGAGCTTACCCGAATTATAAACTCAACTTCCAATATTTCTTTGATCATAAATGAAATTTATTCCTACATTCGAGAGAGTTTTGGATTTGAAATTTTATGGATATTACTTATAGATAAAGAGAATAATAGAATTTTCTCGGATTCTACTTTTTCCATTTTTGATTCTCAAGAAAATTTTGACAGTGATTTCTTTCGTAATTTTAAAATGAATCTAAACAATTCACTGGGGACGATGTATCAAACCTATAAAACAAGAATCCCTTTTTACAATTCAGACATTATGAATTCAGAAGAAGGAATTACCAATCAATACACAAATGAAAAACATAAATTAAAAAAGATGGATGCAAAAATTCTAAGAAAAGGATCTTATAAATCAGTCTTACAGTTTCCTCTAATTCTTCAAGATGAAGTAATTGGAATTATAAATCTTTTAACTCACAAAAGTTCTATAAAGATTAACAAGCCTGATATTGAAAGAATATTACGATTAGGAGATCAAATTGTAGGAGTCATTTACAATGCACATCTTTTGAAAGAAATGAAAAAGGCAAAACGGGCTGCAGAAATTGAAAAACAAATTGCTCAATTTGCAAACAATGAATCCAAAGAAGAAAAACTCAAATCAGAGCGGTTACTTCTGAATATCCTCCCAGAGAAAATTGCAAGAGAACTCAAAGAAACTGGCTCTACGGAGCCAGTGCATTACGGTTCAGTTTCTGTTTTATTCACAGACTTTGAAGGCTTTACTAAAGTTGCAGAAAATTTATCACCCACTGAATTGATAACAGAATTGGATTCCTGTTTTTCTTACTTTGATTCCCTGATGGAAAGATATAATCTAGAGAAATTAAAAACGATAGGAGATAGCTATATGTGTGCTGGCGGAATTCCTGTCGCAAATAAAACTCACCCTGTAGATACTGTTCTAGCGGCTCTTGAAATTCGAAATCTAATGGAACAGGTGAGGAATTTAAAAGAAGGCTTAGGATATCCTTATTGGGAATTGCGCATTGGCATTCATACAGGTCCTTTAGTTGCAGGTGTCATTGGTCAGAAAAAATTTGCATACGATGTTTGGGGAGATACAGTCAATACGGCTTCTAGAATGGAATCCAGCGGAACTACAGGAATGGTAAACATTTCAAATTCTACTTATGAAAAAGTAAAAGATTTTTTTGAATTCGAATATAGGGGAAAAATTAAGGCGAAGAATAAAGGTGAGGTGGAAATGTATTATGTAACTGGAATCAAGAAAGAACTAAGCATTGATGAGGATTGTAAAACTCCATCCTATAAATTTAAATTATTATACGAGAATTTAAAAAACGGAGAAGCAAGAAATTCACAAGAAGTAAAAGATAGACGAGTAGGAAGACCAGATACTCGTAAAGATCCCAAAGAGAGGAGGAAAAAACAGAGAAGAAAGAGTTAA
- the mgtE gene encoding magnesium transporter, whose product MKEQAPFKPERDEEMISLHEKARHLSIELIHSYIAGKNNSALADYIDKAHPADIAEIISRAKIEDALYVFRLCDKDKQKLIFVELGEETQAEFVGYLKLEEIAFILEDIESDDATSFISEIEPEKAEEILNSLDSKDSAKIRSQMSFAENTAGRLMSFDYAVVKESETASKGISNVRRAAKETDNIYLIYVIDQKGIVKGHLQLKDLLLSHHKNKISKIMKPVQTIHYSMDQEEVARFFRKYDVVSAPVVDDEGKMIGRITVDDVLDVVEAEASEDILRLGGLSEDEKLKTSIWDSVKRRIIWLALNLFTAMMVSTVVSLFEGTIQRLVVLASLMPIVAGMGGNAGTQAITIVVRNLATGELTLYNWYVAVRKELIIGILNGLVLGSIVFTMTYLVKSNLTLSFVIGFAMLANMIVAGLIGSIVPLVLKFFKIDPAIASSIFVTACTDTFGFFCFLGLATLFL is encoded by the coding sequence ATGAAAGAACAAGCCCCATTCAAACCAGAGCGCGATGAAGAAATGATATCCCTTCATGAGAAAGCTCGTCATCTTTCCATCGAATTGATTCATTCGTATATTGCTGGAAAAAATAATTCTGCATTAGCGGATTATATAGATAAGGCGCATCCTGCTGATATTGCAGAAATAATATCCCGTGCAAAAATTGAAGACGCACTTTACGTTTTTAGACTTTGCGATAAAGACAAACAAAAACTCATTTTCGTTGAACTAGGGGAAGAAACACAAGCAGAGTTTGTTGGATATTTGAAATTAGAGGAAATTGCATTCATTCTCGAAGACATAGAATCCGATGATGCGACTAGTTTTATATCCGAGATTGAGCCTGAAAAAGCGGAAGAAATTTTAAATTCCCTAGATAGCAAAGACTCTGCTAAAATTAGAAGTCAAATGAGTTTTGCAGAAAATACTGCAGGACGACTCATGAGTTTTGATTACGCTGTGGTAAAAGAAAGTGAGACAGCGAGTAAGGGGATATCTAATGTTCGCCGCGCCGCGAAGGAAACAGATAATATATATTTGATCTATGTGATTGATCAGAAGGGAATTGTAAAAGGTCATCTTCAATTGAAGGATTTACTTCTTTCTCATCATAAAAATAAGATCAGCAAAATCATGAAGCCTGTTCAAACCATTCATTATAGTATGGACCAAGAGGAGGTTGCACGATTCTTTCGAAAGTATGATGTAGTATCTGCACCCGTTGTCGATGACGAAGGAAAGATGATTGGGCGAATCACTGTAGATGATGTGCTCGATGTAGTTGAGGCAGAGGCTAGTGAGGATATACTTCGTCTTGGAGGACTCAGCGAAGATGAAAAACTTAAGACCTCGATTTGGGATTCTGTTAAACGAAGAATCATCTGGCTTGCACTAAATTTGTTTACAGCTATGATGGTGTCTACTGTGGTATCTCTTTTCGAAGGAACGATACAAAGGTTAGTAGTGTTAGCCTCTCTTATGCCTATTGTTGCCGGTATGGGAGGAAATGCTGGAACACAGGCAATTACTATTGTGGTACGTAATCTGGCTACTGGTGAGTTGACGCTCTATAATTGGTATGTGGCGGTGCGTAAGGAGCTAATCATTGGTATTCTCAATGGTCTTGTTCTTGGTTCAATTGTATTTACAATGACTTATCTAGTAAAATCGAATTTAACTCTTTCTTTTGTTATTGGATTTGCCATGCTTGCCAATATGATTGTTGCAGGACTCATTGGCTCAATCGTTCCACTTGTTTTAAAGTTCTTTAAGATCGACCCAGCAATTGCATCGTCCATTTTTGTTACAGCCTGCACGGATACGTTTGGGTTTTTCTGTTTTCTCGGACTTGCTACCTTATTTCTTTAA
- a CDS encoding DUF4261 domain-containing protein, producing the protein MIKLGILLFVIVLLALFVLIIIYMGNDKSFSNTVSGIILLEEEPIFNSATIQRELELRYKLRINKKTANDGIVIFSSDKYRIVIVAVDAEIPEDELESVCKISHLWKDAKEETSKHKSHLILTVSSDITDLVELNMQFTRIAASILRNTKSLGIYLGNQSLIAPREYYMKIADTMSNDDLPLPNWIYFGLRENNSKRNGFTIGLKEFGFREIEFTESEKSFEEIYKVLYDLAHHVLLSRQPLKQGETFDLSEKEKISMESRASEFRDTESMQVVVMENLKNPSKIRD; encoded by the coding sequence ATGATTAAACTTGGAATTTTACTGTTTGTAATTGTTTTACTTGCCTTATTTGTGTTGATTATCATTTACATGGGAAATGACAAAAGTTTCAGCAACACAGTATCTGGAATCATTTTACTAGAAGAAGAGCCTATCTTTAACTCCGCCACGATTCAGCGTGAGCTTGAGCTTCGCTATAAGTTGAGGATAAATAAGAAAACCGCCAATGATGGAATTGTAATTTTTTCGAGTGATAAATATCGGATAGTAATTGTTGCCGTCGATGCTGAGATTCCAGAAGATGAATTGGAATCGGTCTGTAAAATTTCTCATTTATGGAAGGATGCAAAAGAAGAAACTTCTAAGCACAAATCTCATCTTATTCTCACTGTTTCTTCAGATATTACTGACTTAGTTGAACTCAATATGCAGTTTACTAGAATTGCGGCAAGCATACTTAGAAATACTAAATCTCTTGGAATATATTTAGGTAATCAATCATTGATAGCACCCCGCGAATACTATATGAAGATCGCTGATACTATGAGTAATGATGATTTGCCGCTACCTAATTGGATTTATTTTGGACTTAGAGAGAATAATTCAAAGCGAAATGGTTTTACTATTGGGCTAAAAGAATTTGGCTTTCGAGAAATTGAGTTTACTGAATCAGAAAAATCCTTCGAGGAAATCTATAAAGTGCTCTACGATCTTGCTCATCATGTTTTATTATCGAGACAACCTTTGAAACAAGGGGAAACTTTTGATTTATCCGAAAAAGAAAAGATTTCAATGGAATCAAGAGCAAGCGAATTTCGAGACACCGAGAGTATGCAAGTTGTGGTTATGGAAAATCTGAAGAATCCTTCCAAGATTAGAGATTAA
- a CDS encoding replication-associated recombination protein A: MAENLFASGYEPLASRARPESFEDVIGQTQTIQVLKKLKRPVSMILYGPPGTGKTTLARILSKNWKLNYRHLSAISVGVKEVKDLIADARKIGSILLFLDEIHRFSTSQQDTLLEAVESGLIILVAATTENPAFRINRPLLSRCQIYKLSSLSESELLLILDRGIEKENTSIRLDVDCKNLIIHASGGDARRLLGILEALHTIEPDENGWNKESIEAYLSSQVFNYDRNKENHYDFISAFIKSVRGSDPDAALYYLACMLEGGEDPIFIIRRLIILASEDIGNASMQALPLAVSALTAIERIGMPEGRIILGQVTAFLASCPKSNASYKALDEASLFIRKNGVQVTIPNHLRNAPTFLHKKEGASENYKYPHDLPDHFFIENYFPEELKNSPPQFYFPTNQGTDKNLKERLKSLWEKTGRKKYD; encoded by the coding sequence TTGGCTGAAAATTTATTTGCAAGCGGCTATGAACCATTAGCTTCTAGGGCGAGACCTGAGAGTTTTGAAGATGTAATAGGTCAGACTCAGACCATTCAAGTGTTAAAGAAATTAAAACGTCCTGTATCGATGATTCTCTATGGACCGCCTGGAACAGGGAAAACTACTTTAGCTAGAATCCTGAGCAAAAATTGGAAATTAAATTACAGACATCTAAGTGCAATTTCTGTGGGTGTAAAAGAAGTAAAAGACCTAATTGCGGATGCGCGCAAAATAGGAAGTATCCTCTTATTTCTCGATGAAATACATCGCTTTTCTACTTCGCAGCAAGATACTTTATTGGAAGCGGTAGAGTCAGGACTTATTATTTTAGTAGCGGCTACTACGGAGAATCCCGCGTTTCGGATCAATAGACCTTTATTGTCTAGATGCCAGATTTATAAATTGAGTTCTCTTTCTGAATCAGAACTTTTATTGATATTAGATCGTGGCATTGAAAAAGAAAATACAAGCATTCGATTAGACGTAGACTGTAAAAATCTGATTATACATGCCAGCGGGGGCGATGCAAGAAGGTTACTTGGAATTTTAGAAGCACTTCACACCATTGAACCAGATGAAAATGGCTGGAACAAGGAAAGCATTGAGGCTTATCTTTCTTCTCAAGTTTTCAATTACGATCGCAATAAAGAAAATCATTATGATTTCATTTCTGCATTTATTAAATCTGTTCGTGGTTCCGATCCAGATGCAGCTCTTTATTATCTGGCTTGTATGCTAGAAGGAGGCGAAGATCCAATTTTTATCATTAGGAGATTAATAATATTAGCCTCTGAGGATATTGGTAATGCATCTATGCAAGCACTACCTCTCGCAGTGAGTGCACTTACTGCAATTGAAAGGATTGGTATGCCTGAAGGTAGAATTATTCTCGGGCAGGTAACTGCTTTTCTAGCGAGTTGTCCAAAATCAAATGCATCCTATAAAGCACTCGATGAGGCATCTTTGTTTATCCGCAAAAATGGAGTTCAAGTTACGATACCCAATCATTTGCGCAATGCTCCTACATTCCTTCATAAAAAAGAAGGTGCATCGGAAAATTATAAGTATCCACATGATCTGCCTGATCATTTTTTTATTGAGAATTATTTTCCAGAGGAATTGAAAAATTCTCCACCACAATTTTATTTTCCGACAAACCAAGGAACTGATAAAAATTTAAAAGAAAGACTAAAATCTCTATGGGAAAAAACTGGTAGGAAGAAATATGATTAA